The proteins below come from a single bacterium genomic window:
- a CDS encoding menaquinone biosynthesis decarboxylase, whose amino-acid sequence MAFKNIREFIERLEKEGELLRIKEEIYCELEVSCITNRVSKNNGKALYFENPKGSNVPIVTNLFGSFRRMEIAIGEFSEISRRIDELFEIKEPNGLIDKIKFLPRLFEISQFFPKMVKDAPSQEIIDEKPDLLKFPHLKLWPKDGGRFITLPLVFTKDLDGKRNCGMYRMQIFDEKTTGMHWHPGKDGARHYSSYKKEGKKMEVAVALGGPPEVIYSATSPLPFGFDEMLFAGFLRKAPVEMTKCKTIDLEVPAEAEIVLEGYILPDETRDEGPFGDHTGYYSEVSKFPVFHINCITHRKNPIYPATVVGKPPMEDCFIAKTSSIIFLPFIKRLIPEIVDLNLPIEGVFHNLAIVSIKKEYPGALRKAASALWGLGQLSTTKVLVMVDEDIDVNNLSEVSWRVLSNISPKRDIFFVDGPVDILDHASPYFGYGSKMAIDGTKKTKEGGMQREWPDEAIMDKDIEALVSQKWKDYGI is encoded by the coding sequence ATGGCTTTTAAGAATATTAGGGAATTTATAGAAAGGCTTGAAAAAGAGGGGGAGCTTTTAAGGATAAAAGAAGAGATATATTGTGAGCTTGAGGTATCCTGTATTACCAATAGGGTTTCCAAAAATAATGGAAAGGCATTATATTTTGAAAACCCAAAAGGCTCTAATGTTCCTATTGTAACAAATCTATTTGGCTCTTTTAGGAGGATGGAAATAGCAATCGGAGAATTTTCTGAAATTTCAAGACGAATTGATGAGCTCTTTGAGATTAAAGAGCCAAATGGCTTGATTGACAAAATAAAATTTCTTCCCAGGCTATTTGAGATCTCCCAATTTTTTCCAAAGATGGTAAAAGATGCACCTTCTCAGGAGATAATTGATGAAAAGCCTGATTTATTGAAATTTCCACATCTTAAGCTATGGCCCAAGGATGGAGGAAGGTTTATCACCTTGCCCCTTGTATTTACAAAGGATTTAGATGGAAAGAGAAATTGCGGGATGTATCGGATGCAAATATTTGATGAGAAGACAACGGGTATGCACTGGCATCCAGGAAAGGATGGTGCAAGGCATTATTCTTCCTATAAAAAAGAGGGAAAAAAAATGGAGGTAGCTGTAGCATTGGGAGGTCCACCTGAGGTCATATATTCTGCCACATCGCCCCTTCCCTTTGGTTTTGACGAGATGCTCTTTGCTGGATTTTTAAGAAAAGCTCCGGTTGAAATGACAAAATGCAAAACAATAGACCTGGAGGTTCCTGCTGAGGCAGAGATTGTCCTTGAAGGATACATCTTGCCTGATGAAACAAGGGATGAAGGCCCATTTGGCGACCATACTGGCTATTACTCGGAAGTTTCCAAGTTTCCTGTATTCCATATAAATTGCATCACCCATAGGAAAAATCCGATATACCCTGCCACGGTTGTGGGAAAGCCACCCATGGAGGATTGCTTTATAGCAAAGACAAGTAGCATTATTTTCCTTCCTTTCATAAAAAGGCTTATCCCTGAAATTGTTGATCTGAACCTTCCCATTGAAGGTGTATTCCATAACCTTGCGATTGTCTCAATAAAAAAGGAATATCCAGGTGCTTTAAGAAAGGCTGCCTCAGCCCTTTGGGGGCTTGGTCAGCTCTCTACAACAAAGGTTCTTGTTATGGTAGATGAGGATATTGATGTTAATAATCTTTCTGAGGTCTCATGGAGGGTTCTTTCAAACATTTCTCCCAAGAGGGATATTTTCTTTGTGGATGGTCCTGTTGACATATTAGACCATGCAAGCCCATATTTTGGCTATGGCTCAAAGATGGC